A single region of the Pseudomonas solani genome encodes:
- the yegS gene encoding lipid kinase YegS: MSERKALLILHGKQALNEDVRAAVEARREAGWELAVRVTWEGGDAGRIVEEALAAGYRTLIAGGGDGTLRDVAEAMALADQDASLALLPLGTANDFARAAGVPLLPGEALALLDVPPRPIDLGEADGRLFLNMATGGFGSKITANTSEDLKKVLGGAAYFLTGLTRFSEVHSAFGHFKGPDFEWEGEFLAVGIGNGCQAGGGHVLCPRAKVDDGLLELCIVPAPQDVVGTLGTLLSGGIGGVEAVSVSARLPWVEVEAPEGLDMNLDGEPMECSKVRFNARRNALRLHLPDGSPLLQGSEG, translated from the coding sequence ATGAGCGAGCGCAAGGCATTGCTGATCCTGCACGGCAAGCAGGCATTGAACGAGGACGTGCGAGCGGCCGTCGAGGCGCGCCGGGAGGCGGGTTGGGAACTGGCGGTGCGGGTGACCTGGGAGGGCGGTGATGCCGGGCGCATCGTCGAAGAGGCCCTGGCCGCCGGGTATCGCACGCTCATCGCCGGGGGCGGCGATGGCACCCTGCGTGATGTCGCCGAAGCCATGGCGCTGGCGGACCAGGACGCCAGCCTGGCGCTGTTGCCCCTGGGCACCGCCAATGACTTCGCCCGGGCCGCCGGGGTGCCGCTGCTGCCCGGCGAGGCCCTGGCGCTGCTGGATGTGCCGCCGCGGCCCATCGACCTGGGGGAGGCCGACGGGCGGCTGTTCCTCAACATGGCCACCGGCGGCTTCGGTTCGAAGATCACTGCCAACACCTCCGAAGACCTGAAGAAGGTGCTGGGCGGTGCGGCCTATTTCCTCACCGGACTGACGCGCTTCTCCGAGGTGCATTCGGCCTTCGGTCACTTCAAGGGGCCGGATTTCGAGTGGGAGGGCGAGTTCCTCGCCGTGGGCATCGGCAACGGCTGCCAGGCGGGCGGTGGGCATGTGCTGTGCCCACGCGCCAAGGTCGATGACGGGCTGCTGGAGCTCTGCATCGTGCCGGCCCCGCAGGATGTGGTCGGCACCCTGGGTACGCTGCTTTCGGGGGGTATCGGCGGGGTGGAGGCGGTGTCGGTGAGTGCGCGGTTGCCGTGGGTGGAGGTGGAGGCACCCGAGGGGTTGGACATGAATCTCGACGGAGAACCCATGGAATGCAGCAAGGTTCGCTTCAATGCGCGCCGCAACGCACTACGCTTACATCTGCCGGACGGTTCCCCGTTGCTGCAAGGCAGTGAGGGATGA
- a CDS encoding chemotaxis protein CheV gives MAGILDTVDQRTQLVGENRLEILMFRLAGRQLFAINVFKVQEVLQLPKLTLIPQRHPFVCGVVNLRGQTLPVIDLSRAIGMRALVPDERSTIIVTEYNRSVQAFLVGGVDRILNLNWESIQPPPGGAGRQHYLTAITKVEDQIVEIIDVEKVLAEIVPMSTRVSEERLSNPLLEKARGREVLLVDDSNVALTQLRETLSQLGIRTHSVSDGLKALNLLKKWADTGEVMTDKLLMIFTDAEMPEMDGYRLTTEIRNDPRLRELYVVMHTSLSGSFNDAMVKKVGCDNFLSKFQPDKLVDVVADRLKKDE, from the coding sequence ATGGCCGGTATTCTCGACACAGTCGATCAACGTACCCAACTGGTGGGCGAGAACCGCCTGGAAATCCTCATGTTCCGCCTGGCCGGCCGCCAGCTGTTCGCCATCAACGTGTTCAAGGTGCAGGAAGTCCTGCAGCTGCCGAAGCTGACCCTGATCCCCCAGCGCCACCCCTTCGTCTGCGGCGTGGTCAACCTGCGCGGCCAGACCCTGCCGGTGATCGACCTGTCCCGCGCCATCGGCATGCGCGCGCTGGTGCCGGATGAGCGCAGCACCATCATCGTCACCGAGTACAACCGCTCGGTGCAGGCGTTCCTGGTGGGGGGCGTGGACCGCATCCTCAACCTCAACTGGGAATCCATCCAGCCGCCGCCCGGTGGTGCCGGTCGCCAGCATTACCTGACGGCGATCACCAAGGTGGAAGACCAGATCGTCGAGATCATCGACGTCGAGAAGGTGCTTGCCGAAATCGTGCCCATGAGCACCCGGGTGTCCGAGGAGCGCTTGAGCAACCCGCTGCTGGAGAAGGCCCGAGGCCGCGAAGTGCTGCTGGTGGACGACTCCAATGTCGCGCTGACCCAGCTGCGCGAAACCCTCTCGCAGCTGGGTATCCGCACCCACTCGGTCAGCGACGGCCTCAAGGCTCTGAACCTGCTGAAGAAGTGGGCCGACACCGGCGAGGTGATGACCGACAAGCTGCTGATGATCTTCACCGACGCCGAAATGCCGGAGATGGACGGCTACCGCCTGACCACCGAGATTCGCAACGACCCACGCCTGCGTGAGCTCTACGTGGTGATGCACACCTCGCTGTCCGGCAGCTTCAACGACGCCATGGTGAAGAAGGTCGGTTGCGACAACTTCCTCTCCAAGTTCCAGCCCGACAAGCTGGTGGACGTGGTGGCGGACCGCCTGAAGAAGGACGAGTGA
- a CDS encoding MOSC domain-containing protein, with product MLRLSALYRFPMKSAIGERLQRAELDGIGLAGDRRWMLVDASNGRFLTQRALPQMSQLSALWNASGGLTLNTAGRPSLDVALPDPNSDLRGTFIWKDSMLVPDAGDEAAAWLSEFIGKPCRLVHVPNERARDIPGSLLPEEKVGFADGFPLLLIGQASLDDLSSRVGRPLEMLRFRPNLVVEGSVPFAEDEWKRIRIGGVEFSVAKGCTRCILTTIDPATGERSPDREPLTTLKTYREREGELYFGQNLINRSTGTLEEGMEVEVLE from the coding sequence ATGTTGCGTCTCTCCGCTCTCTATCGTTTCCCCATGAAATCCGCGATCGGCGAACGCCTGCAGCGTGCCGAACTCGATGGCATCGGCCTGGCCGGTGATCGACGCTGGATGCTGGTGGACGCGAGCAATGGCCGTTTCCTCACCCAGCGCGCGCTGCCGCAGATGTCGCAGCTGAGCGCGCTGTGGAACGCCTCCGGTGGCCTGACCCTGAACACCGCTGGCCGCCCCAGCCTGGATGTGGCCCTGCCTGACCCGAACAGCGACCTGCGCGGCACCTTCATCTGGAAGGACTCGATGCTTGTGCCTGACGCCGGCGACGAGGCTGCTGCCTGGCTCAGCGAGTTCATCGGCAAGCCGTGCCGCCTGGTGCATGTGCCCAACGAGCGGGCACGGGACATCCCTGGCAGCCTGCTGCCCGAGGAGAAGGTCGGTTTCGCCGATGGCTTCCCGCTGCTGCTGATCGGCCAGGCCTCGCTGGATGACCTGTCCAGCCGTGTTGGTCGCCCACTGGAGATGCTGCGCTTCCGCCCCAACCTGGTGGTGGAGGGCAGCGTGCCCTTCGCCGAGGACGAGTGGAAGCGCATCCGCATCGGCGGTGTCGAGTTCAGCGTGGCCAAAGGCTGCACCCGTTGCATCCTCACCACCATCGACCCTGCCACCGGCGAGCGCAGTCCTGACCGCGAGCCCCTCACCACCCTCAAGACCTACCGCGAGCGCGAAGGCGAGCTGTACTTCGGGCAGAACCTGATCAACCGCAGCACCGGCACGCTGGAAGAGGGCATGGAAGTGGAAGTCCTGGAGTAA
- a CDS encoding transglycosylase SLT domain-containing protein, producing MRGRLLSLFSCLLLTTVTLDAAQAVPLAQQRQMYDEAKRALAKGDSGPYKRYANALADYPLEPYLAYDELTARLKWASNDEIEKFLAEHGDLPQANWMKLRWLRWLAERGEWKTFVNYYDPKMNFTELDCLYGQYQIKNGPKAEGYKSAEKLWLVGKSQPEACDVLFDLWRAEGQMTEQMRWRRAKLAAEARNYGLASFLVKGLPTLQTQGKLLLDVAQNPQMLSQTARFAPADKAMGDVVGLGLRRLARQDPEKAMALLDGYAARMKFSSSEKVAIAREIGLTLAKRYDPRALKLMTQYDPKLRDNTVSEWRARLLLRLGQWDDAYKLTKQMPAELANTNRWRYWQARSLQLAQPQSAEAARLYQPLAKERDFYGFLAADRIQTPYQLNNKPLALDPRLVQKVRNTAGIRRALEFHDRGQIVDGRREWYYVSRLFSRDEMVAQAKLAYDMQWYFPAIRTISQAQYWDDLDIRFPMAHRGALTQQARLRGLHSSWVFAITRQESAFMADARSGVGAMGLMQLMPGTAKETARKFGIPLASPQQALNPDVNIQLGAAYLSQVHGQFNGNRVLASAAYNAGPGRVRQWLKGANHLAFDVWVESIPFDETRQYVQNVLSYSVIYGQKLNAPQPLVDWHERFFDDQ from the coding sequence ATGCGCGGTCGTCTGCTCAGCCTGTTCTCCTGCCTGCTTCTCACCACCGTCACCCTCGATGCAGCCCAAGCGGTCCCCCTTGCCCAGCAACGTCAGATGTACGACGAGGCCAAGCGCGCCCTGGCCAAGGGTGACAGCGGCCCCTACAAGCGTTACGCCAATGCCCTGGCCGACTACCCGCTGGAGCCCTACCTGGCCTACGACGAGCTGACCGCCCGCCTGAAGTGGGCCAGCAACGACGAGATCGAGAAATTCCTCGCCGAGCATGGCGACCTGCCCCAGGCCAACTGGATGAAGCTGCGCTGGTTGCGCTGGCTGGCCGAGCGCGGCGAATGGAAGACCTTCGTCAATTACTACGACCCGAAGATGAACTTCACCGAGCTGGACTGCCTCTACGGCCAGTACCAGATCAAGAACGGCCCCAAGGCCGAAGGCTACAAGAGCGCCGAGAAACTCTGGCTGGTGGGCAAGTCCCAGCCCGAGGCCTGTGACGTGCTCTTCGACCTGTGGCGTGCCGAAGGCCAGATGACCGAGCAGATGCGCTGGCGCCGCGCCAAGCTCGCCGCCGAGGCGCGCAACTATGGCCTCGCCAGCTTCCTGGTGAAGGGCCTGCCAACGCTTCAGACCCAGGGCAAGCTGCTGCTGGATGTCGCGCAGAACCCGCAGATGCTCAGCCAGACCGCCCGCTTCGCCCCGGCCGACAAGGCCATGGGCGATGTGGTCGGCCTCGGCCTGCGCCGCCTGGCCCGCCAGGACCCGGAAAAGGCCATGGCCCTGCTGGATGGCTACGCCGCGCGGATGAAGTTCTCCAGCAGCGAGAAGGTCGCCATCGCCCGCGAGATCGGCCTCACCCTGGCCAAGCGCTACGACCCTCGCGCCCTCAAGCTCATGACACAGTACGACCCCAAGCTGCGCGACAACACCGTCAGCGAATGGCGCGCGCGCCTGCTGCTGCGCCTGGGCCAGTGGGACGACGCCTACAAGCTGACCAAGCAGATGCCCGCCGAGCTGGCCAATACCAACCGCTGGCGCTACTGGCAGGCCCGCTCCCTGCAACTGGCCCAGCCGCAGAGCGCCGAAGCCGCCCGCCTCTACCAGCCCCTGGCAAAGGAGCGTGACTTCTACGGCTTCCTCGCCGCCGACCGTATCCAGACGCCCTACCAGCTCAACAACAAGCCGCTGGCCCTGGACCCGCGCCTGGTGCAGAAGGTGCGCAATACTGCCGGTATCCGCCGTGCCCTGGAGTTCCACGATCGCGGCCAGATCGTCGACGGTCGCCGCGAGTGGTACTACGTCAGCCGCCTGTTCAGCCGTGACGAAATGGTCGCCCAGGCCAAACTCGCCTACGACATGCAGTGGTACTTCCCGGCCATCCGCACCATCAGCCAGGCCCAGTACTGGGACGACCTGGACATCCGCTTCCCCATGGCCCACCGCGGTGCCCTGACCCAGCAGGCACGCCTGCGTGGCCTGCACTCCAGCTGGGTGTTCGCCATCACCCGCCAGGAAAGTGCCTTCATGGCCGACGCCCGCTCCGGCGTCGGTGCCATGGGCCTGATGCAACTGATGCCCGGCACCGCCAAGGAGACCGCGCGCAAGTTCGGCATCCCCCTCGCCTCACCGCAACAGGCGCTCAATCCGGACGTCAACATCCAGCTCGGCGCCGCCTACCTCAGCCAGGTGCACGGCCAGTTCAACGGCAACCGCGTGCTCGCCTCCGCCGCCTACAACGCCGGCCCCGGCCGCGTACGCCAATGGCTCAAGGGTGCCAACCACCTGGCCTTCGACGTCTGGGTGGAAAGCATCCCCTTCGACGAGACCCGCCAGTACGTACAGAACGTGCTGTCCTACTCCGTGATCTACGGGCAGAAGCTCAACGCCCCGCAGCCCCTGGTGGACTGGCACGAGCGCTTCTTCGACGACCAGTGA
- a CDS encoding ATP-binding cassette domain-containing protein produces the protein MTLLKFSDVSLAYGAMPLLDKVSWQIARGERVCIIGRNGTGKSSMLRLVKGDQHGDDGEIWRAPGLKIGELPQELPRADDRTVFDVVAEGLAGVGALLAEYHHLSQNIHNDEDLNKLMHVQQELEAKDGWRLQQLVDSTLSRLQLPADKTLAELSGGWRRRVLLAQALVSEPDLLLLDEPTNHLDIGAIAWLEEALMGFGGAVLFITHDRSFLQNLATRILELDRGHLIDWNGDYASFLVHKEQQLAAEETANALFDKRLAQEEVWIRQGIKARRTRNEGRVRALKAMRSERAERRERQGKANIQLETADKSGKQVMVAENVGFAHPGGAPLIRDFSLVLQRSDRIGLLGANGTGKTTLLKLLLGDLEPTSGTIEVGTKLEVAYFDQLRHQLEPEKTVIDNISEGRDFISIDGQNRHVLSYLGDFLFSPQRARTPVKALSGGERARLLLAKLFSKPANLLVLDEPTNDLDVETLELLEEVLLNFPGTVLMVSHDRAFLDNVVTSTLVFEGEGRVREYVGGYQDWLRQGGSPRLLGVGETKSGKAEPTATVAPAPVAAAPSVSEAEAPKKKLSYKLQRELEALPGQIETLEAEMAAVQQEISDPAFYQRPAEQTRTVLERFEKQQQELDRLLERWAELDD, from the coding sequence ATGACCCTGCTCAAGTTCAGCGATGTATCCCTTGCCTATGGCGCCATGCCGTTGCTGGACAAGGTGTCATGGCAGATAGCCCGTGGCGAGCGGGTGTGCATCATCGGCCGCAACGGCACCGGCAAGTCGAGCATGCTGCGCCTGGTGAAGGGCGACCAGCATGGCGATGACGGCGAGATCTGGCGCGCCCCTGGCCTGAAGATCGGCGAGCTGCCGCAGGAACTGCCGCGTGCCGACGATCGCACCGTGTTCGATGTGGTCGCCGAGGGGCTGGCCGGCGTCGGCGCGCTGCTGGCCGAGTACCACCACCTCAGCCAGAACATTCATAACGACGAAGACCTGAACAAGCTGATGCACGTGCAGCAGGAGCTTGAGGCGAAGGATGGCTGGCGCCTGCAGCAACTGGTGGACAGCACCCTGAGCCGCCTGCAACTGCCGGCCGACAAGACCCTGGCCGAGCTATCCGGTGGCTGGCGTCGCCGCGTGCTGCTGGCCCAGGCGCTGGTTTCCGAGCCCGACCTGCTGCTGCTGGACGAGCCCACCAACCACCTGGATATCGGCGCCATCGCCTGGCTGGAAGAGGCGCTGATGGGCTTTGGCGGCGCCGTGCTGTTCATCACCCACGACCGTTCCTTCCTGCAGAACCTGGCGACGCGCATCCTCGAACTGGATCGCGGCCACCTGATCGATTGGAACGGCGACTACGCCAGCTTCCTGGTGCACAAGGAGCAGCAACTGGCGGCGGAAGAGACCGCCAACGCGCTGTTCGACAAGCGCCTGGCCCAGGAGGAAGTGTGGATCCGCCAGGGCATCAAGGCCCGTCGTACCCGTAACGAAGGGCGTGTACGTGCGCTGAAGGCGATGCGCAGCGAGCGTGCCGAGCGCCGCGAGCGTCAGGGCAAGGCCAATATCCAGCTGGAGACCGCCGACAAGTCCGGCAAGCAGGTGATGGTCGCCGAGAACGTGGGCTTCGCCCATCCGGGCGGCGCGCCGCTGATCCGCGATTTCTCCCTGGTGCTGCAGCGTTCCGACCGTATCGGCCTGCTGGGCGCCAACGGCACCGGCAAGACCACCCTGCTCAAGCTGCTGCTGGGCGACCTGGAGCCGACCAGCGGCACGATCGAGGTGGGCACCAAGCTGGAAGTGGCCTATTTCGATCAGTTGCGTCACCAGCTCGAGCCCGAGAAGACGGTGATCGACAACATTTCCGAAGGCCGCGATTTCATCTCCATCGATGGCCAGAACCGCCATGTGCTGAGCTACCTGGGCGACTTCCTGTTCAGCCCGCAGCGTGCGCGTACACCGGTCAAGGCTCTGTCGGGCGGTGAGCGTGCGCGCTTGCTGCTGGCCAAGCTGTTCAGCAAGCCGGCCAACCTGCTGGTGCTGGACGAACCGACCAACGACCTGGATGTGGAAACCCTCGAACTGCTGGAAGAGGTGCTGCTGAACTTCCCGGGCACCGTACTGATGGTCAGCCACGACCGGGCCTTCCTCGACAACGTGGTGACCAGCACCCTGGTGTTCGAAGGTGAAGGCCGCGTGCGTGAGTACGTCGGTGGCTACCAGGACTGGCTGCGCCAGGGTGGTTCGCCGCGCCTGCTGGGTGTGGGCGAGACCAAGTCCGGCAAGGCCGAGCCCACCGCCACCGTCGCACCGGCTCCGGTGGCCGCCGCCCCTTCAGTGAGCGAGGCCGAGGCGCCGAAGAAGAAACTCAGCTACAAATTGCAGCGTGAGCTGGAAGCGCTTCCCGGCCAGATCGAGACCCTGGAAGCGGAGATGGCAGCGGTACAGCAGGAAATTTCCGACCCGGCGTTCTACCAGCGGCCTGCGGAGCAGACCCGCACGGTACTGGAGCGCTTCGAGAAGCAGCAGCAGGAGCTGGATCGCCTGCTGGAGCGCTGGGCCGAACTGGACGACTGA
- a CDS encoding DUF6901 family protein: MAVEYRITLDDEHEFSYRIELDRQYDEERALAAPKWTRLEFQQCSNCPLSKDKFSHCPAAVDLHRVIEDFHGLPAFKKAVFLVRTPEREYTKQVGLEEGLRALLGVIMATSACPVLGRLKPMAHQHLPFASNQEFILRAVSLYLSRQYFNFREGRHADWELKGLVRLFQQLQLVNQAFWQRIHDVCDGDSNLKAFLTFFSMASSMTYSLETQLQKIRPLVMSADEGFF, translated from the coding sequence ATGGCTGTCGAGTACCGCATCACCCTGGATGACGAACACGAGTTCAGCTATCGCATCGAGCTGGATCGGCAGTACGACGAGGAGCGCGCGCTCGCCGCGCCGAAGTGGACGCGCCTGGAGTTCCAGCAGTGCAGCAACTGCCCGCTGTCGAAGGACAAGTTCAGCCATTGCCCGGCAGCGGTCGACCTGCACCGGGTGATCGAGGACTTTCACGGGCTGCCGGCCTTCAAGAAGGCGGTGTTCCTGGTGCGCACGCCGGAGCGTGAATACACCAAGCAGGTGGGGCTGGAAGAGGGGCTGCGTGCCCTGCTGGGCGTGATCATGGCGACCAGCGCCTGCCCGGTGCTGGGCCGGCTCAAGCCGATGGCCCATCAGCACCTGCCGTTCGCCAGCAACCAGGAGTTCATCCTGCGCGCCGTGTCCCTGTATCTATCGCGGCAGTACTTCAACTTCCGTGAAGGGCGGCATGCGGATTGGGAGCTGAAGGGGCTTGTGCGTCTGTTCCAGCAACTGCAGCTGGTCAACCAGGCGTTCTGGCAGCGCATTCACGATGTGTGCGATGGCGATTCGAACCTGAAGGCCTTCCTGACCTTCTTCTCCATGGCCTCGAGCATGACCTACTCGCTGGAAACCCAGCTGCAGAAGATCCGCCCGCTGGTGATGAGCGCCGACGAAGGCTTCTTCTGA
- a CDS encoding universal stress protein, with product MPYKHILVAVDLTDECHPVVRRAQALAQATQARLSLVHIVEPMAMAFGGDVPMDLSMLQQQQFEQARERLDGFAGLYPELLAEQRHLAYGQPRQEIHRLAEEQGCDLIVVGSHGRHGLALLLGSTANDVLHGAPCDVIAVRLKKTD from the coding sequence ATGCCCTATAAGCACATTCTGGTCGCCGTCGATCTCACCGATGAATGCCACCCGGTGGTGCGCCGCGCCCAGGCCCTCGCCCAGGCGACTCAGGCCAGGCTGTCGCTGGTCCATATCGTCGAACCCATGGCCATGGCCTTCGGTGGCGATGTGCCCATGGACCTCTCGATGCTCCAGCAACAACAGTTCGAACAGGCCCGCGAACGCCTGGACGGCTTTGCCGGCCTCTACCCTGAACTGCTCGCCGAGCAGCGCCACCTGGCCTACGGCCAGCCCCGCCAGGAAATCCACCGCCTCGCCGAAGAACAGGGCTGCGACCTGATCGTCGTCGGCAGCCACGGCCGCCACGGCCTCGCCCTGCTCCTGGGCTCCACCGCCAACGACGTGCTCCACGGCGCGCCCTGCGACGTGATTGCCGTACGCCTGAAGAAAACCGACTGA
- the fadB gene encoding fatty acid oxidation complex subunit alpha FadB — MIYEGKAITVKALEGGIVELKFDLKGESVNKFNRLTLNELRQSVDAIKADASVKGVIVSSGKDVFIVGADITEFVDNFKLPDEELVAGNLEANKIFSDFEDLQVPTVVAINGIALGGGLEMCLAGDYRVMSETAKIGLPEVKLGIYPGFGGTVRLPRVIGTDNAIEWIASGKENKAADALKVGAVDAVVAPAKLQEAALDLVKRAISGELDFKAKRQPKLEKIKLNAIEQMMAFETAKGFVAGQAGPNYPAPVEAIKTIQKAANFGRDKALEVEAAGFVKLAKTPVAASLIGLFLNDQELKKKAKQYDEVARDVKLAAVLGAGIMGGGIAYQSASKGTPILMKDIREEGIQMGLNEASKLLGKRVEKGRMTPAKMAEALTAIRPTMSYGDFGAVDIVVEAVVENPKVKQIVLAEVEGVVREDAILASNTSTISISLLAKALKRPENFVGMHFFNPVHMMPLVEVIRGEKSSEVAVATTVAYAKKMGKNPIVVNDCPGFLVNRVLFPYFGGFSKLLGFGVDFVRIDKIMEKFGWPMGPAYLSDVVGIDTGHHGRDVMAEGFPDRMAVEGKTAVDVMYEANRLGQKNGKGFYAYETDKRGKPKKVSDPEAYELLKSIVVEQRELTDEDIINFMMIPLCLETVRCLEDGIVETAAEADMGLIYGIGFPPFRGGALRYIDSVGVAEFVALADKYAELGALYHPTAKLREMAAKGQKFFG, encoded by the coding sequence ATGATTTACGAAGGTAAAGCCATCACGGTTAAGGCTCTTGAGGGCGGCATCGTCGAACTGAAGTTCGACCTCAAGGGTGAGTCCGTCAACAAATTCAACCGTCTAACCCTGAATGAACTGCGTCAGTCGGTTGATGCCATCAAGGCCGATGCGTCGGTCAAGGGCGTTATCGTCAGCAGTGGCAAGGACGTGTTCATCGTCGGTGCGGACATCACCGAATTCGTCGACAACTTCAAGTTGCCCGATGAAGAGCTGGTGGCAGGCAACCTCGAAGCCAACAAGATCTTCAGCGATTTCGAAGACCTGCAGGTTCCGACCGTGGTCGCCATCAATGGCATCGCCCTCGGTGGCGGCCTGGAAATGTGCCTGGCCGGTGACTACCGCGTCATGAGCGAGACCGCCAAGATCGGCCTGCCGGAAGTCAAGCTGGGTATCTACCCGGGCTTCGGCGGCACCGTGCGTCTGCCGCGTGTGATCGGCACCGACAATGCCATCGAGTGGATCGCCTCCGGCAAGGAAAACAAGGCTGCCGACGCCCTGAAAGTGGGTGCCGTCGATGCCGTTGTCGCTCCTGCGAAACTCCAGGAAGCCGCTCTGGATCTGGTCAAGCGCGCCATCTCCGGCGAGCTGGACTTCAAGGCCAAGCGTCAGCCCAAGCTGGAAAAGATCAAGCTCAACGCCATCGAGCAGATGATGGCCTTCGAAACCGCCAAGGGTTTCGTGGCTGGCCAGGCCGGCCCGAACTACCCGGCTCCGGTCGAAGCCATCAAGACCATCCAGAAAGCCGCCAACTTCGGTCGTGACAAAGCGCTTGAAGTCGAGGCCGCCGGCTTCGTCAAGCTGGCCAAGACCCCGGTCGCGGCAAGCCTGATCGGCCTGTTCCTGAATGACCAGGAACTGAAGAAGAAAGCCAAGCAGTACGACGAAGTCGCTCGCGACGTGAAACTGGCTGCCGTACTCGGCGCTGGCATCATGGGTGGCGGTATCGCCTACCAGTCGGCTTCCAAAGGCACTCCGATCCTGATGAAGGATATCCGTGAAGAGGGTATCCAGATGGGCCTGAACGAGGCCTCCAAGCTGCTCGGCAAGCGCGTCGAGAAAGGCCGCATGACCCCGGCCAAGATGGCTGAGGCCCTGACCGCCATTCGCCCGACCATGTCCTACGGTGATTTCGGCGCTGTCGACATCGTCGTCGAAGCCGTGGTCGAGAACCCCAAGGTCAAGCAGATCGTGCTGGCCGAAGTGGAAGGCGTGGTTCGTGAGGACGCCATCCTGGCCTCCAACACCTCCACCATCTCCATCAGCCTGCTGGCCAAGGCGCTGAAGCGTCCCGAGAACTTCGTCGGCATGCACTTCTTCAACCCGGTGCACATGATGCCCCTAGTCGAAGTCATCCGTGGCGAGAAGTCCAGCGAAGTGGCCGTGGCCACCACCGTTGCCTACGCCAAGAAAATGGGCAAGAACCCGATCGTGGTCAACGACTGCCCCGGCTTCCTGGTCAACCGCGTGCTGTTCCCGTACTTCGGCGGCTTCTCCAAGCTGCTGGGCTTCGGCGTCGACTTCGTGCGCATCGACAAGATCATGGAGAAATTCGGCTGGCCCATGGGTCCGGCCTACCTCTCCGACGTAGTCGGCATCGACACCGGCCACCACGGCCGTGACGTCATGGCCGAAGGCTTCCCGGACCGCATGGCCGTGGAAGGCAAGACCGCCGTCGACGTGATGTACGAAGCCAATCGCCTGGGCCAGAAGAACGGCAAGGGCTTCTACGCCTACGAGACCGACAAGCGCGGCAAGCCGAAGAAAGTTTCCGATCCGGAAGCCTACGAGCTGCTGAAGTCCATCGTCGTTGAGCAGCGCGAGCTGACCGACGAAGACATCATCAACTTCATGATGATCCCGCTGTGCCTGGAAACCGTTCGTTGCCTGGAAGACGGCATCGTCGAGACCGCAGCTGAGGCCGACATGGGCCTGATCTACGGCATCGGCTTCCCGCCCTTCCGTGGTGGTGCACTGCGTTACATCGACTCCGTCGGTGTAGCCGAATTCGTTGCCCTGGCCGACAAGTACGCCGAACTGGGCGCGCTGTACCACCCGACCGCGAAGCTTCGTGAAATGGCCGCCAAGGGCCAGAAGTTTTTCGGTTAA